The genomic interval CTCCGGAACGCGTTGATGATTGCAGAAATTGTAGCGCAACTATTTGCCGGCCGGCGCCAATTCGTTCACGCGATGCTCGAGCGCTCCCATGAGAACCCCTGCCATCATGGGACCGCAACTATTCTCTTCGCCGTACTGGCTCTTTTTGCGGCCGTAAGCAAATGGCGGCGTGTAATCCCACTGACGCTTGGGAATGATGTATCCCAGCTCGTCGTTCGCCAGACCGATGAGCAAGAATTTGTCGCCGGGCAAGAGCTTCGTCACCGATTTTTCTAACGGTGCGTCAGGAAAGTCGGCGCTCGGATCAGCCGGCTCCTGGCATTTGCCGTAAACCAATTCAGGGTACATTTCTCCGGGGATGCCGGCGATGTGCAGTTGGCCGAAACGCAGGTACGCCACTTCGCTGAGACCGGCGGCGATTTCTCCTGCGGCGCCTTTGATCGGTCCGCCGAAAACTTCGAAGTCGCCGCTCCAGGCATGCCCATCGCGCTTCAGAACGCCGGCCATCTGGGCCATACGGTACAGCGGGTTCTCCAGCGGCACGCTGATCGGCTTGGCGGCGAACGCCAACGGCGCGAGCTTGAGCGGTTGCGCACTGTCGATCGCCTTGATCGCCAGATCGGCGACTTCGTTGCCGTAGGCCTCGGCGTATTCGAACGTCGCGTCGGGGATATTGCGCGAGTCGCGGTAACGGTTCGACGGCGTGGTCATCAGCCCGCCCACGGCGCCGCTAAAGTAGACGACCGGACAGTGATACTTCTCTTCCAGGCGTTTGACGGTTTGCCAGGGAAAATCGGCCGTGATCAGTTTGTTGTCGCTGCCCAGCGCCTCGGGGTGGCAGCTCCAATCCACGATCAACCCTGCCGGCTTGCCGTCGGTGTTCAGAAGCTTCACAGTGCGAATCACGCCATCGGGCACGTGCGGCTCGCGGCTATCGCGCAACAGTGTCGGATCGTCGGCGGTGCCGTAGGCGCCGGTGGCCGGCTTCGCTGCCGCGTCGGCCTTTTGAACCGCTTCCACGGTGCGATCGACGATGCGCTGCAAGTACGCGGGATCGACGCCGCTTTTGAAAGGGCTCGGCCCCCATAGCCCCAGCACGTCGGGCCCCTCGTGGTTGTGCGTGCTGGCGACCAGCACATAGTCAAACCCGCTCAGACGCTTGCGAATCTCTTGCGTGGTCGGATATTGAATGCCCACCACGTCGACGGCCACCAGCGCGATCTTTTTCTGGCCGTCGTTGAACACCACGGCCCGGGCAAACAGCGGATCGTGTACGCCCGTCGCGCGCCGATTCTGGCCATAGCCGGCGATCCATACCGGGTTCGGGCCATTCACGTCGGGCGTGACATCCGTGGCGGCGAAACCGACTTTGAGCGTCTCGGCGGCGCGCAAGGCGCCCCAGTTCATCAACAAAAATGCGAAGAAGAGTAACAATCGAGATACGAACTTCGTGGGCATGGGCGAAGGACACCTTAAGCGGTTGAGGGAAGCGAATGTACGAGGATCCCGGCTCTGGCTACAGATACTAGCCGACCGGGGCGCCTTCGGCGAGGAGCGGTGGCTGGGCCGAAAAGCCGATTGTGGCCTCGCACCACTGCGAGACCGACAACAGGGCCCCTTCTCCCCACCGGCTGCCGATCAGTTGAAAGCTTACCGGCATCTCGTTCGCACTCGAGAGGCCGCAGGGAAAGCAGACCGTGGGGAGCCCGGCATAGCTGAACGGGGCTTGGAAGCGAGGGTCGCCGGTGGTTTCCAAGCCGGGCGCCGTCGTGGTGGCGGAGGGCGTGACCAACGCATCGTAGCCGGCCAGCCGCAATTCCAAGTCGCGCGCGAAGCGGCGCTGATGGGCGAGCGCAGCAGAGTAATCGACGAGCGTCGTTGCGAGCCCCTCGTCCATCAGCGCCGCGATGCACGGCCCATACTCGGCGCGGCGCTCGGGAAAGTTATCGCGGTGGTGCATCGCCGCATCGATGGCCATGATGCTGCGGTGGTAAGCAATCACGGGGGCGAAGCTATCCGGCGGCGCCACGCGTTCGATCGTTGCTCCGGCAGCGGCTAGTTTCCCGAGGGCCGCTTCCAGACTCTCGCGCACGTCGGGGGCCGCGGCCTCGTTAAAAAAACCGGTGAGAACAGCCAACCGCGGCGGTGCACAGCGCGCTGGCTCGGCCGTGTAATTCGCGGTCGGTATGTCGATCGAAATCGCGTCCTGCGGGTCGTAGCCCGCGATCGCCGTGAGCATGATCGCCAGGTCGGCCACGTCGCGCGCGAGGGGCCCGGGATGATCGAGATGAAAGCTCAACGGCAGGATACCCGTCAGGCTCACCCGGCCATAGGTCGGCTTGCACCCGGCGACGCCACAGTAGGCCGCCGGGCGCGTGATCGATCCGCCGGTTTGCGAACCCATGGCTGCGACGCACATGCCCAAGGCGACCGCCGCGGCCGAACCGCTGCTCGAGCCGGCCGGCGTGCGCGTGAGGTTCCAGGGATTGCGTGTGGGCGAAGGATCGAAGCTGGCAAACTCGGTCGTGACGGTTTTTCCCAGGAACACGGCGCCCGCTTCGCGCAGCCTGGTGACGACTTGCGCGTCGCGCGTCGCGACGTTGCCCAGCCGCAGCCGCGACCCGGCCAGCGTGGGCCAGCCGGCCACGTCGATGATGTCCTTGATCCCGATCGGCACGCCGTGCAGCGGACCACGGCAGCGGCCCGCCTGAAGTTCGGCATCGCGCTCGGCGGCCTGGCGCCGTGCTCCTTCGGCGTCGACCAAGACCCAGGCTCGGATGCGGTCTTCGAATTGATCGATCCGTGCCAGGCAGGCGTCGACCAGTGCGCGCGAGGAAGTGCGGCCCGCGAGCAACAGCTCGGATGTCTCGTGAATCGTGGGGAGATGCGTGCTGTTCATCGTTGGACATTTGTCGGGAGGGTGAAGCGGGGAGCCGAACGGGCGGAGAAACCATTGTAGTGCGAATCTCGCGGCATGTGCGATGGGCCGCTGCGCGTGTCTCGTGGTGTGGTGGCTGTTACAAATTTTCTTGACCAGGGTCTTATCCCGTGTAAACTCCGCCACTTAGAAGGTCGCTACGGGGATGTACATCCACTTTAGAAGGGGAACGCAAATGAGATTGACGATCGTATTTGCCGCTGCGATGTGCGCACTTTCTTTGGCGTCCGGCCGCTCTTTGGCCGCCATCATTCCGCCAATTGGGCTTGCTCCGGGCCAGCAGTATCAGCTCATCTTCGTGACCTACGACAGCATTGCCGGCACTATGGGCACCGAGGCGCCGTACAACCTGTTCGTTAATGCTGAGGCGGCGCAGAATCCCGACCTACCTAGCACTACATGGTCGTCGATCACCACAACCGTTGACGGGGTGACGGCCGAGAGTAACGCGCCGTGGCTCGGTCTGCCTGTCTATAACACGCAAGGCATTCAGGTGAACATCGAGGGTCAATCGCTCTATTCGGGAACGCTCGCCAATCCAGTGTTGTACGACCAGTTCGGCAATGCGTATCCAGGCCCGGACACCGAATATGCTTACACGGGCTATGGCAATGACCCGGTAAACTCTGCGCCACTGGGTTCCCCGGCGGGCGCCTCGGATGGCATTCCCAGTTTCACCAGCACCTACTGGCTGGACGCGGGGGCCATAACTACCCCTGAAATTCCGCTGCCAATCATGGCGCTCAGTGGCGCGATCACGGTTGCAGCGCCGGAGCCGGACGGGCTATTGTTGGCCGGCCTGGCTGTCGCGGGATTCTTCGCATGGCGAAGATCCCTGCCTTGCCGCCCGTGCGGCTAGGGTTTTGTCTCCCCTCATTCATCCATCTGGCCTTCGACGCACTCGATGCGAACAGGTACGGCGATCGCTTCCGGATTGCTTTCTGTATTTTGCCGCGCCAACTCGGCTGTCACATGTTCATTGCCCAAGTAATACCCTCCCGCGCTATCTCGATAGTTGTTGAACGACCGCTCGATGACGATCTTCTCGCGGACGTTGGGTAGTGGGGTCAAAATGACCCCACTACCTGCGCTTGGTGATGGAGAGAGGCTGCTCGAGGTCTGCCGCCGCCGGAATGCGCTTGTATGCGCAACGCGCGGGCTAATACGCGTCCATCAAATCCCTCTCCCTCGCAGGGAGAGGCTAGGGTGAGGGGCAAGGCGTTCTCTGATCAGGGAACCGCAAGCTGGCACAACGCATCACCCTCCCCTGGCCCCTCCCTGCCAGGGCGGGGATTCTTAACGCCGCCGCGTATCAGCAATTCTCTCCAGAGTCGCGGACCTCGGCCGCAGGCAACGGCGCGTGGCAGCCGGCCGCTCCCGTAACTATCATGCGGTCGCGTAGCAGGTTGCCCATGAGATTCTGAGCGAGGTGATCATGAAGATTTGTCGGGCGAATTGCAGCAGCGGTGCCCCGAGGTTGGGACGCGTGCTGGTTACATTCCTGGTTGCCCTGATCGTGGTTACTGCATTGCCGGCAGCCCAGGCTGACGAGGCGGCCGGGCAACTCAAGGTGATGACGTTCAATCTGCGCTATGCCAGCAGCCAGCCGCCCAATGCGTGGCAGGCGCGGCGCCCTGTGGCGAAGGCCTTGATCGAACAGGTCAAGCCGGACCTGATCGGCACACAGGAGGGGCTGTGGCAGCAGGTCAAAGACCTGGAAAGCGATCTGCCGGATTATGCCTGGATCGGCCTGGGGCGCGACGGCGGCAGCCGCGGCGAGTTCATGGCCGTCTATTATCGCCGCGCGCGCTTCGAACCGCTGGAATTCGATCACTTCTGGCTATCCGATACGCCCGACCGCATCGGTTCGACCAGTTGGGGCAACACCAATCGGCGGATGGTCACCTGGGTGCGATTCAAAGAGCGCGAATCAGGCCAGGAATTCTACTTTCTCAACACGCATTTCGATCACCAGGTGCAGGCAGCGCGGGAAAAAAGCGCCGCGCTGGTCGTCAAACGCGTCGCGCAACTCGTGACGAAGCTCCCGGTGATCCTGGTCGGCGATTTCAACGCCGCCGCCGGCGACAACCCGGCCTACGAGACGCTCGTCGGCGCCGGCAAATTCATCGACAGTTGGACCGCGGCGGAAAAGCGCGGGCCGGCGATCGGCACGTTTCACAACTACGCGGGGCCGAAGGACAACGGAGCGCGCATCGATTGGATTCTGACGCGCGGGCCAGTAAAGGCCCTATCGAGCGAAGTCGTGACCTTCGCGTCGAACGGGCAATATCCGAGCGACCATTTTCCCGTCGTGGCGAGCCTAGTGTGGACACCCCAATGAAGCGGTGCCGGGCGGTGGAACGACGCAAAAAGATTCCCGTAGAATAGGTGCATACAGCGCACTCCACGAGAACGCCAAATGCTTCGGCGCAAAAAAGAAGCCCCCGCAGGTGGGGCAGGAACCTGCGGAGGCCGAACCACTGTGAGCAAGCTCACAGCAGTAAGCTCAAGTATGCATCTCAAGGCACGCAATGCAAGGGTTTGATCGCGCCTTACGGATTTGTAAACCCAAGTCTGTGGTTCTTCGTCGAGCAGCGAGCGTCGCGCCGAGTCGTCAACATGTCAGCGACTTAGATATCGTCAGACCGACGCATGCGTAGTGAGATTTCTTGTGAACATCGTAGGCGCTACGGTACCACTGGGTGGCGTGCTTCAACGGCGCCGCGTTTTTGATCCGTCAAAAAACTCCCAAAACAGCAATGAAAAGGAGCGTGAGGCAACATGCCCAAGGTCTTGATGCCGATCGGCGACGCGACCGAAGTGTTGGACACGATGTACGCGCTGTTTCGATTGCCGGAAGACGCGTTCGAAGTGATCGTCGCGGGACCACAAGCGCGCACGTATCACATGGTGCTGCATGAAATCCCTCCAGCCTCGGAACCTGCCTGGGACATCACGCGCGAATCGCCCGGCTATCACCTGCCGGCGACGATTGCCTTTCGCGATGTCGATCCGACCGAGTATGCGGGCTTGTTCGTCTCCGGAGGGAGAGCGCCGGAATACCTGCGCTACGACGCCGACTTATTGCGCATCACGCGGCATTTTTTCGAAGCGAACAAACCGGTGGCTGCGCTCTGCCACGGAATCGAAATCCTCACCGCCGCCGACTGCATCCGCGGCCGCACCGTGACGACCGTCGCCAAATGCGCCCTCGACGCCGCGCAAGGGGGAGCGCGTTACGTGAACGAACCGTGCGTGCAAGATGGCAACCTGGTCACGGCGCGAACCTGGCACGATAACACGCCGTTATTGGCCACGTTCGTGAAGATGCTGAAGAAGAAGTGATGAGCGATGAGTGATGAACGATGAGCGGAAAGAGCTCCGCCCCCCGCTCAGCACTTAGCACTCATCGTTTAGGGCTTCGCCCTCTCTCACTCCGGTTTGGCTTCGCTCGCCGCCGGGTTGTACCAGGGGCCATGACCGTCGATCAACGCCCTGTCGGCGTCGGGCGGGCCCCAGGTGTTGGGCTCATAAACGTGCAGCGGCGTGACATTGCCCAGCACGGGGTCAACGATCCGCCAGGCCGCTTCGACACCATCCTCGCGCGTGAACAGCGTCTGGTCGCCGTTGATCGCGTCCCCCAGTAATCGTTCGTACGGCTCACGATCCTCGGGGCTTTGATGCTGGGCGTGCAGTTCCACTTCTTCGCCGCGCATCTGTTCGCCGGGAACTTTGGCGCGGGTGGATAGGGCTAGCACGACCTCGGGATTAAGTCGGAATCGCAAATAGTTCGACCAGCCTGATTCGGAATCACTGAGCACCGTCTGCGGCATCTTCTTCAAGATCACGCGCACCTCGGTCGAAGTGACCGGCAGGCACTTGCCTACGCGCACGTAGAACGGCACGCCGGCCCAGCGCCAGTTGTTGATCTCGAAGCGGCAAGCGGCAAAGGTTTCGACGGTGGAATCCTTTGCCACGCCGGCCTCGTCGCGGTAACCGCGGAACTGCCCACGCACGGTTGACTTCGGGTCAAGGGGTTTGATGGTCCGCAACACCTTGAATTTTTCGTCGCGGATCGATTCGGCATCGCGCGCGGCCGGTGGCTCCATGGCAATTTCCGCCACCAATTGCAGCATGTGGTTCTGCACGACGTCGCGAATGGCGCCTGCTTCTTCGTAAAACTTGCCGCGTCCCTGCACGCCGAACTTTTCGGCCATCGTGATCTGCACGCAATCCAGATAGTGTCGGTTCCAGATCGGCTCGAGGATCGGGTTGGCAAAGCGGAAATAAACCAGGTTCAGCACCGGTTCCTTGCCCAGGTAGTGGTCGATGCGAAAGATGCCCGACTCGGGAAAGAACTTGTGCAAGATGCGATTCAGGTCTTCGGCGCTGGCCAGGTCGCGGCCGAACGGCTTTTCGACCACCACGCGCGCGTGATCCGTGCAGCTTGCCTGGGCCAGGCCCTGCGCGACGCGCTCGAACAGGCTGGGCGGAATGGCCAGATAGTGCAGCGGACGTTTCGCGTTGTCGAGCTTTTGTTTCAGCTTTTGATACGTGGCCGGATCGTTGTAATCTCCGTCGACATATTTCATCCGCGACGAAAGCTTGGCAAAGGCCGACTCGTCGAAGCGGCCGTGCTCTTTGATGCTCGCCCGCGCCCGATCGCGAAGTTGATCGACATTCCAGCCCGCGCGGGCGACACCGATCACCGGCATGTCCAGCACGCCATGCTCCGTCATGGCCTGCAGCGATGGGAAGATCTTTTTATACGCCAGGTCTCCGGTGGCGCCGAAGAAAACCAGAGCGTCGGCTCGTTCGTTGGGCATCAGAGTCCTCCGTCACTTATGTCGCTGGTCGTTGGTTTTGATTGGGGCCATCCGTCGGCTACGACGCGCCATGTCGCGCGGCGCGATAGCGGCGAATCAGCGCCGATGTCGAGCTGTCGTGCGCGAGCTTCGGTTCCTCGGCCGCTTTCAGTTCGGGAATGATGCGGCCGGCCAGAACCTTGCCCAGCTCGACACCCCATTGATCGAAGGAATCGATGTTCCAGATCACTCCCTGCGTGAAGACGCTGTGCTCGTAGAGCGCGACGAGCTTACCCAACGTCTCCGGCGTGAGCCGGTCGGCCATAATCGTATTTGTCGGCCGGTTCCCCTCGAACACGCGATGCGGCACGAGCCAGTCGGGCGTTCCTTCGGCTTTCACTTCGTCGGGCGTTTTGCCGAAAGCCAGGGCCTCGGTCTGCGCGAGCAGGTTGGCCGTGAGCAGATCGTGATGATCGCCCAGCGGATTGAGCGTGTGCAGGAAGCCGAGGAAATCGCAGGGAATGAGCCGCGTTCCCTGGTGAATCAATTGATAGAACGAGTGCTGGCCGTTGGTGCCCGGCTCGCCCCAATAAATGGGG from Pirellulales bacterium carries:
- a CDS encoding PEP-CTERM sorting domain-containing protein — encoded protein: MRLTIVFAAAMCALSLASGRSLAAIIPPIGLAPGQQYQLIFVTYDSIAGTMGTEAPYNLFVNAEAAQNPDLPSTTWSSITTTVDGVTAESNAPWLGLPVYNTQGIQVNIEGQSLYSGTLANPVLYDQFGNAYPGPDTEYAYTGYGNDPVNSAPLGSPAGASDGIPSFTSTYWLDAGAITTPEIPLPIMALSGAITVAAPEPDGLLLAGLAVAGFFAWRRSLPCRPCG
- a CDS encoding amidase; the protein is MNSTHLPTIHETSELLLAGRTSSRALVDACLARIDQFEDRIRAWVLVDAEGARRQAAERDAELQAGRCRGPLHGVPIGIKDIIDVAGWPTLAGSRLRLGNVATRDAQVVTRLREAGAVFLGKTVTTEFASFDPSPTRNPWNLTRTPAGSSSGSAAAVALGMCVAAMGSQTGGSITRPAAYCGVAGCKPTYGRVSLTGILPLSFHLDHPGPLARDVADLAIMLTAIAGYDPQDAISIDIPTANYTAEPARCAPPRLAVLTGFFNEAAAPDVRESLEAALGKLAAAGATIERVAPPDSFAPVIAYHRSIMAIDAAMHHRDNFPERRAEYGPCIAALMDEGLATTLVDYSAALAHQRRFARDLELRLAGYDALVTPSATTTAPGLETTGDPRFQAPFSYAGLPTVCFPCGLSSANEMPVSFQLIGSRWGEGALLSVSQWCEATIGFSAQPPLLAEGAPVG
- a CDS encoding neutral/alkaline non-lysosomal ceramidase N-terminal domain-containing protein, with amino-acid sequence MPTKFVSRLLLFFAFLLMNWGALRAAETLKVGFAATDVTPDVNGPNPVWIAGYGQNRRATGVHDPLFARAVVFNDGQKKIALVAVDVVGIQYPTTQEIRKRLSGFDYVLVASTHNHEGPDVLGLWGPSPFKSGVDPAYLQRIVDRTVEAVQKADAAAKPATGAYGTADDPTLLRDSREPHVPDGVIRTVKLLNTDGKPAGLIVDWSCHPEALGSDNKLITADFPWQTVKRLEEKYHCPVVYFSGAVGGLMTTPSNRYRDSRNIPDATFEYAEAYGNEVADLAIKAIDSAQPLKLAPLAFAAKPISVPLENPLYRMAQMAGVLKRDGHAWSGDFEVFGGPIKGAAGEIAAGLSEVAYLRFGQLHIAGIPGEMYPELVYGKCQEPADPSADFPDAPLEKSVTKLLPGDKFLLIGLANDELGYIIPKRQWDYTPPFAYGRKKSQYGEENSCGPMMAGVLMGALEHRVNELAPAGK
- a CDS encoding DJ-1/PfpI family protein, whose amino-acid sequence is MPKVLMPIGDATEVLDTMYALFRLPEDAFEVIVAGPQARTYHMVLHEIPPASEPAWDITRESPGYHLPATIAFRDVDPTEYAGLFVSGGRAPEYLRYDADLLRITRHFFEANKPVAALCHGIEILTAADCIRGRTVTTVAKCALDAAQGGARYVNEPCVQDGNLVTARTWHDNTPLLATFVKMLKKK
- the zwf gene encoding glucose-6-phosphate dehydrogenase; the encoded protein is MPNERADALVFFGATGDLAYKKIFPSLQAMTEHGVLDMPVIGVARAGWNVDQLRDRARASIKEHGRFDESAFAKLSSRMKYVDGDYNDPATYQKLKQKLDNAKRPLHYLAIPPSLFERVAQGLAQASCTDHARVVVEKPFGRDLASAEDLNRILHKFFPESGIFRIDHYLGKEPVLNLVYFRFANPILEPIWNRHYLDCVQITMAEKFGVQGRGKFYEEAGAIRDVVQNHMLQLVAEIAMEPPAARDAESIRDEKFKVLRTIKPLDPKSTVRGQFRGYRDEAGVAKDSTVETFAACRFEINNWRWAGVPFYVRVGKCLPVTSTEVRVILKKMPQTVLSDSESGWSNYLRFRLNPEVVLALSTRAKVPGEQMRGEEVELHAQHQSPEDREPYERLLGDAINGDQTLFTREDGVEAAWRIVDPVLGNVTPLHVYEPNTWGPPDADRALIDGHGPWYNPAASEAKPE
- a CDS encoding endonuclease/exonuclease/phosphatase family protein, with product MKICRANCSSGAPRLGRVLVTFLVALIVVTALPAAQADEAAGQLKVMTFNLRYASSQPPNAWQARRPVAKALIEQVKPDLIGTQEGLWQQVKDLESDLPDYAWIGLGRDGGSRGEFMAVYYRRARFEPLEFDHFWLSDTPDRIGSTSWGNTNRRMVTWVRFKERESGQEFYFLNTHFDHQVQAAREKSAALVVKRVAQLVTKLPVILVGDFNAAAGDNPAYETLVGAGKFIDSWTAAEKRGPAIGTFHNYAGPKDNGARIDWILTRGPVKALSSEVVTFASNGQYPSDHFPVVASLVWTPQ